The following proteins are co-located in the Aggregatibacter aphrophilus ATCC 33389 genome:
- a CDS encoding sigma 54-interacting transcriptional regulator, whose protein sequence is MTTLKNTDPFAQIVSKNPRMQDMIEKAKKFALLNVPLLIQGETGTGKDVIAKACHDFSERRDHAFLAVNCAGIPGEDAETEMFGRRNKDGEFIGFFEYADGGTVLLDGVEELPLTLQAKLLRFLSDGTFRRVGEEEERYANVRVICTSQQPLQHYVEQGKMRSDLFHRLNVLSLNLPLLRERKEDLALLSYQLIQEISEKLGVFPPHFDENVLRYLQEYPWPGNIRELYNALYRACSLCQNNQLRIEDLGLAPQIPHSQDIDQFITEGDTLDEMVGRFEAAVLNKFYAKYPSSRKLATRLGVSHTAIANKLRQYGIGKS, encoded by the coding sequence ATGACAACGTTAAAAAACACCGATCCTTTTGCACAAATTGTCAGTAAAAATCCACGAATGCAAGATATGATTGAGAAAGCTAAAAAGTTTGCTTTGCTGAATGTTCCCTTATTAATTCAAGGCGAAACCGGTACGGGCAAAGATGTCATTGCAAAAGCGTGTCATGATTTTAGCGAACGTCGTGATCATGCGTTTTTGGCTGTCAATTGTGCCGGCATTCCGGGGGAAGATGCAGAAACGGAGATGTTTGGGCGTCGAAATAAAGACGGTGAATTTATCGGTTTTTTTGAATATGCCGATGGTGGTACCGTGCTGTTAGATGGGGTAGAGGAGTTGCCGTTGACCTTGCAGGCGAAGTTGTTGCGTTTTTTGAGTGACGGCACTTTTCGTCGAGTAGGGGAGGAAGAGGAACGTTATGCCAACGTGCGGGTGATTTGTACCTCCCAACAGCCGTTACAACATTATGTAGAGCAAGGCAAAATGCGCAGTGACTTGTTTCATCGGCTGAATGTATTGAGTTTAAATTTGCCTTTGCTACGTGAGCGTAAAGAAGATCTTGCGCTTTTAAGCTATCAACTCATTCAAGAAATCAGTGAAAAACTCGGCGTTTTTCCACCGCACTTTGATGAGAATGTCTTGCGATATTTACAAGAATATCCTTGGCCGGGCAATATTCGTGAGCTTTATAATGCGTTATATCGTGCCTGTTCTTTATGTCAAAACAATCAGTTGAGGATTGAGGATTTAGGGTTGGCACCACAAATACCCCATTCTCAAGACATTGACCAGTTTATAACGGAAGGCGACACTTTGGATGAGATGGTTGGGCGTTTTGAGGCGGCGGTGCTTAATAAATTTTATGCAAAATATCCAAGTTCCAGAAAACTGGCAACCCGTTTAGGTGTATCCCATACTGCTATTGCCAATAAATTACGTCAATATGGCATTGGAAAATCTTAG
- a CDS encoding ABC transporter permease subunit: MRDREPKDFRESAALKQIWDLFRKDRIALFSFYALLLLILTALFSPFIAPYSSDTQFVGRELMPPSWASNGEIAYFLGTDDIGRDVLSRIIIGTSYTVGAALIVVVITAFIGGELGILAGMSQGIKSRVLGHFLDAFLTIPVLLVAIIIAALMEPSLFNAMLAITLALLPYFVHEIYRSIQLELKKEYVLMLRLDGISKWVLLKDTVLPNIAIQYIQEISRAFTIAILDISALSFIELGAQRPAPEWGAMIKDSLELIYLAPWTVILPGLAIIFSVLIGLVFSNGLCRAITKYYE, translated from the coding sequence ATGCGAGATAGAGAACCTAAAGATTTTCGCGAAAGCGCGGCATTAAAGCAGATTTGGGACTTGTTCCGCAAAGATCGTATTGCGCTATTTAGTTTCTATGCACTTTTGTTGCTAATTTTGACCGCACTTTTTAGCCCGTTCATTGCGCCTTATTCCAGTGACACCCAATTTGTCGGACGGGAATTAATGCCGCCATCTTGGGCTAGTAATGGGGAAATAGCTTATTTCTTAGGCACGGACGATATCGGACGAGATGTACTTAGCCGAATTATTATTGGCACCAGTTACACGGTTGGAGCCGCTTTAATTGTTGTAGTTATTACAGCATTTATTGGTGGCGAATTAGGCATTTTAGCCGGAATGTCGCAGGGCATAAAGTCTCGTGTATTAGGTCATTTTTTAGACGCTTTTCTCACCATTCCTGTGTTGTTGGTCGCTATTATTATCGCCGCCTTAATGGAACCTAGCCTGTTTAATGCCATGCTTGCAATTACCTTGGCATTATTACCTTACTTTGTACATGAAATTTATCGCAGCATTCAGTTGGAATTAAAAAAAGAATATGTGTTAATGTTGCGCTTAGATGGGATTTCCAAATGGGTTCTGCTTAAAGACACTGTCTTGCCAAATATTGCTATTCAGTATATTCAAGAAATTTCACGGGCATTCACTATTGCGATTTTGGACATTAGCGCCTTAAGTTTTATTGAGTTAGGTGCACAGCGTCCTGCTCCAGAATGGGGAGCTATGATAAAAGATTCTTTGGAATTAATTTATTTGGCACCATGGACAGTGATTCTCCCCGGATTAGCGATTATTTTCAGCGTATTAATCGGTTTGGTTTTCAGCAACGGATTATGTCGCGCCATTACAAAATATTACGAGTAG
- a CDS encoding ABC transporter permease — protein sequence MLNSLIRQCIFLLVTCFVLSLLSYIILMQDPLNAELATPHFYNGYIYYLTSLTQGDLGISYNGGQPLRSTIFTVLPPTLELCFCAILLAVIFGIPLGLIGAIYQSHFIGKAIRTLSAVGMALPVFWIAPILLYVSAINSWEISAIGQYNLLYEIKPITGFPTIDVWFVNVPYRLKIIQNVLQHLALPTLVLTILPTMEIVRLVQQRAEIIFQQNYVKVATTRGWSKFKVLRKYVLRNTLPLLIPQMTRLFTLVITQCMLVESTLGWPGIGRWLIDAVTQQDYNSISAGIIIIGLCIIFIKILSEGLIFILDPLNKKGWHAR from the coding sequence ATGCTTAATTCTTTAATTCGACAATGTATTTTCCTGCTTGTAACATGCTTTGTGTTGTCGCTGTTGAGCTACATTATTTTAATGCAGGATCCGTTGAATGCTGAGCTGGCTACGCCGCACTTTTATAATGGCTATATTTATTATTTAACTAGCCTCACCCAAGGTGATTTAGGTATTAGTTATAACGGTGGGCAACCTTTAAGATCGACAATTTTCACGGTATTACCACCCACCCTTGAATTATGTTTTTGTGCCATTTTACTAGCCGTAATTTTCGGTATTCCTTTGGGTTTAATCGGCGCCATTTACCAATCACATTTCATCGGGAAAGCCATCCGTACCTTATCTGCTGTCGGCATGGCATTGCCGGTTTTTTGGATTGCACCGATTTTGCTTTATGTCTCTGCTATTAATTCATGGGAAATTTCTGCTATCGGTCAATATAATTTACTCTACGAAATCAAGCCAATTACTGGTTTTCCAACTATCGACGTTTGGTTTGTAAACGTGCCTTATCGTCTCAAAATTATTCAGAACGTACTCCAACATCTGGCATTGCCAACATTAGTATTAACCATTTTACCAACAATGGAAATTGTACGTTTAGTACAACAACGGGCAGAAATAATTTTTCAACAAAATTATGTAAAAGTAGCCACCACCCGCGGTTGGTCAAAATTTAAAGTCTTACGCAAATATGTTCTGCGCAATACCTTACCATTATTAATTCCGCAAATGACTCGCCTCTTCACTTTAGTCATTACGCAATGTATGTTAGTTGAAAGTACTCTTGGTTGGCCGGGTATTGGTCGCTGGTTAATCGATGCGGTGACTCAGCAGGATTACAACAGTATTTCAGCTGGCATTATCATTATCGGACTTTGCATTATTTTTATTAAAATACTCTCCGAAGGACTGATCTTTATTTTAGATCCGTTAAATAAGAAGGGCTGGCATGCGAGATAG
- a CDS encoding YcjX family GTP-binding protein produces the protein MLNHLQKELNELVNRGLDRTLRIAVTGLSRSGKTAFITSLMNQMLHINRVDNGHLPLFDAARQHRILAVQRVPQLDLSIPRFDYEGNLNALSQEPPIWPQSTRGVSETRLAIRYQRSNGLLRHLKEKGTLYLDIFDYPGEWLLDLPLLDLGFEQWSLELQRQLNGTHAELAQTWLNKVKKIKLTDSADEDILAQLAKDYTDYLWQCKKQGLHFIQPGRFVLPGELEGAPALQFFPLLHLNASQWQQLKREAKSESYFAVLTKRYDYYRQHIVKGFYENYFETFDRQVILADCLIPLNHSRQAFNDMQQALQQLFRNFHYGKRHLLNRLFSPKIDKLMFIATKADHITTDQLPNLIGLMRQLVQEGGRYVEFADIVTDYTAIASIRATQQVVVNQNGKQFKALQGIRSSDKQKVTLYPGSVPGRLPSADFWQNQKFEFDQFEPRRLEQGENIPHLRMDAVLQFLLGDKL, from the coding sequence ATGCTAAATCATCTGCAAAAAGAATTAAACGAGCTGGTTAATCGTGGCTTAGATCGTACTTTACGAATTGCCGTGACGGGGTTGAGTAGAAGTGGGAAAACTGCGTTTATTACTAGCTTAATGAATCAAATGTTACACATTAATCGAGTGGATAACGGGCATTTGCCGCTATTTGATGCGGCCCGTCAACACCGAATTCTGGCGGTACAACGGGTTCCCCAGTTAGATTTATCGATCCCGCGTTTTGATTACGAAGGTAATCTTAACGCCTTGTCTCAAGAACCTCCGATTTGGCCGCAATCTACTCGAGGCGTGAGTGAAACCCGCTTAGCGATCCGTTATCAACGGAGCAACGGTTTGCTGCGTCATTTGAAAGAAAAAGGCACGTTATATTTAGATATTTTTGATTATCCCGGTGAGTGGTTGTTGGATTTGCCGTTATTGGATTTAGGGTTTGAACAGTGGTCGTTGGAATTACAACGACAACTTAACGGTACACACGCTGAGTTGGCGCAGACTTGGTTAAACAAAGTGAAAAAAATTAAGCTGACCGATTCGGCGGATGAAGACATTTTGGCGCAGTTGGCCAAAGATTACACCGATTATTTGTGGCAATGTAAGAAACAAGGGTTGCATTTTATTCAGCCGGGAAGATTTGTGTTACCCGGTGAGCTTGAAGGCGCTCCGGCCTTGCAATTCTTTCCGTTATTGCATTTGAATGCGTCACAATGGCAACAACTGAAACGTGAAGCGAAAAGTGAAAGTTATTTTGCTGTGCTGACTAAACGCTATGACTATTATCGTCAGCATATTGTAAAAGGGTTTTACGAAAATTACTTTGAGACCTTTGATCGACAAGTCATTTTGGCGGATTGCTTGATACCGTTAAATCATAGCCGACAAGCTTTTAACGATATGCAGCAGGCGCTACAGCAGCTATTTCGTAATTTTCATTATGGCAAACGGCATCTTTTAAACCGTCTTTTCTCACCTAAAATTGATAAATTGATGTTTATTGCGACCAAGGCGGATCATATCACTACAGACCAACTGCCGAATTTAATCGGCTTGATGCGTCAATTGGTGCAAGAAGGCGGACGTTATGTAGAATTTGCCGATATTGTGACGGATTACACCGCGATTGCGTCTATCCGTGCGACACAGCAAGTGGTGGTGAATCAAAACGGTAAGCAATTTAAAGCGTTGCAAGGTATTCGTTCTTCCGATAAGCAGAAAGTGACACTTTATCCGGGCAGTGTGCCGGGAAGATTGCCGAGTGCCGATTTTTGGCAAAATCAAAAATTTGAATTCGACCAATTTGAACCACGCCGTTTAGAACAAGGTGAAAATATACCGCACTTGCGAATGGATGCGGTGTTGCAATTTTTGTTGGGCGATAAATTGTAG
- a CDS encoding TIGR01620 family protein, translating into MEKKVFTQNESDMNEDLNAQSAFIAKQEFHEEQAVPDTEDQNGIFEGELLEQQFEQSLQPKPRWWKKILGGVSLLFFVASVAQSVQWLVDAWQQNQWIYFAFSLVACAVILLGVSAIVGEWRRLAKLRHRAEIQTQSQQLLKSAVNFKDVFSSAEHQQAVSLCQEVTKLVHIDGQNPDFMQWQKQIHEAYSAREILHLFSQNVLQPVDKQAKKLITKASTESAALVAISPLALVDIFFIAWRNIRLINQIAQIYGIELGYFSRIRLLRMVLVNMAFAGATELIQDLGVNWLSQDLTAKLSARAAQGIGVGILTARLGIKAMEFCRPLAFQSNEKPRLSQLHKELLSHLSNTVFDQVKFKQKDKV; encoded by the coding sequence GTGGAGAAAAAAGTGTTTACACAAAATGAAAGCGATATGAATGAGGATCTCAATGCGCAATCGGCATTTATCGCCAAACAGGAATTTCACGAAGAGCAGGCAGTACCTGACACAGAGGATCAGAATGGGATTTTTGAAGGCGAATTGTTAGAACAACAATTTGAACAAAGTCTGCAACCGAAACCGCGTTGGTGGAAAAAAATATTAGGTGGGGTTAGTCTCTTATTTTTTGTCGCCTCTGTGGCTCAATCGGTGCAATGGCTGGTGGATGCCTGGCAACAAAATCAATGGATTTATTTTGCGTTTTCCTTGGTCGCTTGTGCCGTGATTTTACTCGGCGTATCGGCGATTGTCGGCGAATGGCGACGTTTGGCGAAATTACGTCATCGGGCAGAAATCCAAACGCAAAGTCAACAGTTGCTGAAAAGTGCGGTCAATTTTAAAGATGTTTTTTCATCTGCCGAACATCAACAGGCGGTCAGCTTATGCCAAGAAGTGACCAAATTAGTTCATATTGATGGGCAAAACCCTGATTTTATGCAATGGCAAAAACAAATTCATGAAGCCTATTCCGCCCGTGAGATTTTGCATTTATTTAGTCAAAACGTGCTACAGCCTGTAGATAAACAAGCCAAAAAATTGATTACCAAAGCCTCGACGGAATCGGCTGCGTTGGTGGCAATTAGTCCATTGGCGTTGGTGGATATTTTCTTCATTGCTTGGCGCAACATCCGTTTGATTAATCAAATTGCACAGATTTATGGCATTGAGTTGGGCTATTTTAGCCGCATTCGTTTGTTGCGCATGGTCTTGGTGAATATGGCGTTTGCCGGAGCGACGGAATTGATTCAGGATTTAGGCGTGAATTGGTTATCGCAAGATCTGACGGCGAAATTGTCAGCGCGTGCCGCACAAGGTATTGGCGTGGGCATATTGACTGCCCGTTTAGGTATTAAAGCCATGGAGTTTTGCCGCCCGCTTGCATTTCAATCAAATGAAAAGCCTCGTTTATCACAATTACATAAAGAATTGCTAAGCCATTTAAGCAACACGGTATTTGATCAAGTAAAATTTAAGCAAAAAGATAAAGTGTAA
- a CDS encoding peptide ABC transporter ATP-binding protein codes for MALLDIRNLRIDIKTPSGLIRIVDNVSLTLNEGEICGLVGESGSGKSLIAKVICNAFKDSWIVTADRFRFNDIELLKLTPTQRRKIVGKEISMVFQDPLTCLDPSQKIGKQLIQSIPGWTFKGHWWQRLLGWRKRRAIELLHRVGIKEHKDIMSSYPHELTEGEGQKVMIAIAVANQPRLLIADEPANSVESITRVQIFKLLSSMNQNQGTSILLASNDINSISEWCNSFIVLYCGQNAESGPKESILENPHHPYTQALLHSIPDFTQPLPFKGHLGTLKGTVPLLEQMPMGCRLGPRCPFAQKKCIVKPTALRIKQHEFFCHFPINLREKKIKEKELIQPLILSTDKPE; via the coding sequence ATGGCATTATTGGATATTCGCAATCTTCGCATCGATATTAAAACACCATCAGGTCTCATACGCATAGTTGATAATGTTAGCCTCACTCTCAACGAAGGTGAGATCTGCGGCCTTGTAGGAGAATCCGGTTCAGGCAAAAGTTTAATCGCCAAAGTAATTTGTAATGCCTTTAAAGATTCTTGGATTGTTACTGCTGATCGCTTCCGTTTTAACGATATTGAGCTGTTAAAGCTCACACCAACACAACGTCGTAAAATCGTAGGAAAAGAAATTTCCATGGTGTTTCAAGATCCGCTCACTTGTCTCGACCCTAGCCAAAAAATCGGCAAACAACTGATTCAAAGCATCCCGGGATGGACTTTTAAAGGACATTGGTGGCAACGTTTATTAGGCTGGAGAAAACGTCGTGCTATTGAATTGTTACATCGTGTAGGAATAAAAGAGCATAAAGATATTATGAGTAGCTATCCCCATGAACTCACCGAGGGGGAAGGGCAAAAAGTGATGATTGCCATTGCTGTAGCTAACCAACCGCGTTTATTAATTGCTGATGAGCCGGCCAATTCTGTGGAATCTATTACGCGCGTACAAATCTTTAAGCTATTATCCAGCATGAACCAAAACCAAGGTACATCCATCCTGCTTGCTAGCAATGACATTAACAGTATTAGCGAATGGTGCAATTCGTTTATTGTGCTTTACTGCGGACAAAACGCAGAATCCGGGCCAAAAGAAAGCATTCTGGAAAATCCACACCACCCATATACACAGGCTTTATTACATTCGATTCCGGATTTTACCCAACCCTTACCCTTTAAAGGCCATTTAGGCACATTAAAAGGTACGGTCCCTTTACTGGAACAAATGCCTATGGGTTGTCGCCTTGGACCGCGTTGCCCATTTGCTCAAAAAAAATGTATCGTGAAACCGACCGCACTTCGTATTAAACAACATGAATTTTTTTGCCATTTCCCAATAAATCTGCGGGAAAAGAAAATTAAAGAAAAAGAACTCATCCAACCGTTAATACTAAGTACTGATAAACCAGAATAA
- a CDS encoding substrate-binding domain-containing protein yields MLNLTIFSAGSFRHVLNELVTIFKQKNPVEVHLHLAPAGLLRQRLEADEYCDIFISANLQNINILSATKCIYNQQILAFNQLILTTLNTEHYQHRNTLDILFDESLRLATSTPIADPCGDYTWYLFELLEQAYPVSGSLLKQRAMPLVGGENSAVVIPKGEIASKYVLQNNHADMMIGYANYMHKLANENLRFHHFPPEFNIKATYSAAQLSENVITRLFFQFLMSDTAKRIMYQHGFLAE; encoded by the coding sequence ATGTTGAATTTAACGATTTTTAGCGCAGGAAGTTTTCGTCATGTCTTAAATGAGCTAGTGACGATTTTCAAGCAGAAAAACCCGGTGGAGGTTCATTTACATTTGGCGCCGGCGGGGTTGTTGCGACAACGTCTTGAGGCCGATGAATACTGTGATATTTTTATTAGTGCCAATTTGCAAAATATCAATATCTTATCTGCTACGAAATGTATTTATAACCAGCAAATCCTCGCCTTTAATCAACTTATTCTCACCACATTAAATACCGAACATTATCAACATCGCAATACGTTAGATATTTTGTTTGATGAATCATTGCGTTTGGCAACCTCCACGCCTATTGCGGATCCTTGCGGGGATTACACTTGGTACCTGTTTGAGCTGTTAGAACAAGCCTATCCCGTTTCCGGTAGTTTATTAAAACAGCGTGCGATGCCGTTGGTCGGCGGTGAAAATAGTGCCGTAGTTATTCCTAAAGGTGAAATTGCTTCCAAGTATGTCTTACAGAATAATCATGCCGACATGATGATTGGTTACGCTAACTATATGCACAAATTAGCAAACGAGAATCTGCGTTTTCATCATTTCCCACCCGAATTTAATATCAAGGCGACATATTCTGCCGCGCAACTTAGCGAGAATGTGATTACCCGTTTATTTTTCCAGTTCTTAATGTCCGATACGGCAAAACGCATTATGTATCAACATGGCTTTTTGGCAGAATAA
- a CDS encoding ABC transporter substrate-binding protein codes for MLNKKIFASFFLLAVAVNQAIAAPRVPEELTDNGLIYCTNATGFSFNPQTADAGTSMNVVTEQIYNKLFDISNTSAIPTPVLAQSYSVSPDGTVITIHLRKGIKFHRTDWFKPTRDFNADDVVFSLNRVLGYETYLPTLEQSSVDYKNPQYRIFHEQAKKVRFPYFESIKLNQKIESVKALNSHTVQITLFKPDASILSHLASQYAIIFSQEYAVQLNADDNLVQLDILPVGTGPYKVKNYFRNQYVRLEKNEDYWKKDAKIKDIIIDLSTDRTGRLVKFFNGECQIASYPEVSQLGLLKENDERYYVKTSDGMNLAYLAFNFQKVAIQDEQLRRAIAQAINRHRIIKTIYHNTATVANNIIPNISWASTVNTPDFAYDFNPVEAKKVLQNKQLNLNMWVINEEQVYNPAPLKTAELIKEDLNNVGVNVTIRSVTRTFIIDQLNKKSEDYDMILTGWLAGNLDPDSFMRPILSCSSSNEITNLSNWCSKKFDQFMDEALDSANLRVRANAYNQAQELILSELPIIPIANVKRVLVASSRVQHIEMSPFGSLNFSTLSLRKGQK; via the coding sequence ATGTTGAATAAAAAAATCTTTGCGTCATTTTTTTTGCTCGCTGTTGCTGTCAATCAGGCAATAGCGGCACCGCGTGTGCCGGAAGAGCTAACCGACAATGGATTGATTTATTGCACCAACGCCACGGGCTTTTCTTTTAACCCGCAAACAGCTGATGCGGGAACCAGTATGAATGTGGTAACGGAGCAGATTTATAACAAACTTTTCGATATTTCCAACACTAGCGCTATTCCAACCCCCGTATTGGCACAATCTTATTCTGTTTCGCCCGATGGCACGGTAATTACCATTCATTTGCGTAAAGGGATTAAATTTCACCGCACTGACTGGTTTAAGCCGACCCGCGATTTCAACGCTGATGATGTGGTATTTTCGTTAAATCGCGTGCTAGGTTATGAAACCTATTTACCGACATTGGAACAAAGCTCGGTGGATTATAAAAATCCGCAGTATCGTATTTTCCATGAACAAGCGAAGAAAGTGCGCTTTCCTTATTTTGAAAGTATTAAACTGAACCAAAAAATCGAATCGGTGAAAGCATTGAATTCGCACACAGTGCAAATTACATTATTTAAACCTGACGCTTCCATTTTGTCTCACTTAGCCAGCCAATATGCCATTATTTTCTCGCAGGAATATGCTGTGCAACTTAATGCAGACGATAATTTGGTGCAATTAGATATATTACCGGTAGGTACCGGTCCGTATAAGGTCAAAAATTACTTCCGGAATCAATATGTACGGTTAGAAAAAAACGAGGATTATTGGAAAAAAGACGCGAAAATTAAAGATATTATTATTGATTTATCCACAGATCGTACCGGGCGTTTGGTGAAATTCTTTAATGGCGAATGCCAAATCGCCTCTTACCCGGAGGTGAGTCAATTAGGCCTATTGAAGGAAAATGACGAGCGTTATTATGTAAAAACCTCAGACGGCATGAATTTAGCGTATTTGGCCTTCAATTTTCAAAAAGTTGCTATTCAAGATGAACAATTGCGCCGTGCCATTGCTCAAGCCATTAATCGCCATCGAATTATTAAAACCATTTATCACAATACAGCAACCGTAGCCAACAACATTATTCCGAATATTTCTTGGGCATCGACTGTGAATACACCGGATTTTGCTTATGATTTTAATCCTGTAGAAGCGAAAAAAGTCTTACAGAATAAACAACTTAATTTGAATATGTGGGTAATAAACGAAGAGCAGGTTTACAACCCTGCGCCACTTAAAACTGCAGAGCTGATTAAAGAAGATTTAAATAACGTTGGGGTCAACGTGACAATTCGTTCGGTGACACGCACCTTTATCATTGATCAACTCAATAAAAAATCTGAAGACTACGACATGATTTTAACCGGCTGGCTCGCAGGTAACCTCGACCCCGATAGTTTTATGCGACCAATTTTGAGCTGCAGCTCCTCTAATGAGATTACGAATCTATCCAATTGGTGCAGCAAAAAATTCGATCAATTCATGGACGAGGCATTGGATAGTGCTAATTTGCGTGTACGCGCCAATGCATATAACCAAGCCCAAGAGCTGATTTTGTCAGAACTGCCGATTATCCCAATTGCCAACGTAAAACGGGTGTTGGTTGCCAGTTCAAGGGTACAGCACATTGAAATGAGCCCCTTCGGCAGTCTTAATTTTTCTACATTGTCGTTACGTAAAGGACAGAAATGA
- a CDS encoding ABC transporter ATP-binding protein, whose amino-acid sequence MYQSIGFVPQFFSSPFAYSVLDIVLMGRLIHINTFAKPKPHDYQIAMQALDYLNLTHLANREFASLSGGQRQLILIARAIASECKLMLLDEPTSALDLANQNTVLSLLQQLVKEHKLTIVFTTHQPNHAVAVANKVLLMNKQNVLFGLTDDVLTAENLTQLFYLPMLVQEAHYQNHGFTHFVPVYDSVLSGFHRIKKC is encoded by the coding sequence GTGTATCAATCTATCGGTTTTGTGCCGCAATTCTTTTCTTCGCCTTTTGCTTATTCTGTGTTGGATATCGTGTTAATGGGGCGCTTAATCCATATTAATACTTTCGCCAAACCAAAACCGCATGATTATCAAATCGCCATGCAGGCACTGGATTATTTGAACTTGACCCATTTGGCAAATCGCGAATTTGCTTCGCTTTCAGGCGGGCAGCGACAACTGATTTTAATTGCGCGCGCTATTGCTTCCGAATGCAAATTAATGCTGTTGGATGAGCCGACCTCCGCTTTGGATTTAGCGAATCAAAATACTGTATTATCGTTATTGCAACAGTTGGTGAAAGAACATAAATTAACCATTGTATTTACGACGCATCAACCTAATCATGCGGTTGCAGTGGCTAACAAAGTCTTGTTAATGAATAAACAAAACGTTTTATTTGGCCTCACTGATGACGTGTTGACTGCCGAGAATCTTACGCAGTTATTTTATTTGCCCATGTTGGTGCAGGAAGCACACTATCAAAACCATGGATTTACGCATTTTGTCCCCGTGTACGACAGCGTATTAAGCGGCTTTCATAGGATCAAAAAATGTTGA
- the hflX gene encoding ribosome rescue GTPase HflX, with protein MPENSTQTSDHTINNAIIVHCFFEQSKNTDDLTEFQLLAKSANVHILNVITATRSTPQAKYFVGSGKAEEIADAVRQYNAALILANHGLPPAQARNLETLCDCRVVDRNGLILDILAQRARSHEGKLQVELAQLKHLSTRLVRRKTGLDQQKGAVGLRGPGETQLETDRRLIKVRINQLQSRLEKVAKQRNQNRQTRQKADIPTISLVGYTNAGKSTLFNLITDANVYAADQLFATLDPTLRRLTLQDVGTTILADTVGFLRDLPHDLISAFKSTLQETTEASLLLHVIDCADNRKLENIEAVNQVLEEIGAQEVPRLLVYNKIDQLENVTPYIEYDEKHLPSAVYISANSGSGLDLLLEAIHLRLTEHILNLQIRLPPSDGKLRHAFYQLNCVEKEEINEQGEFLLSIRLEKTEWLKLVKRFTQLTPFNPIQPDEN; from the coding sequence ATGCCTGAAAATTCAACTCAAACATCAGATCACACCATAAATAATGCCATTATTGTGCATTGTTTTTTTGAACAAAGTAAAAATACGGACGATTTAACCGAATTTCAATTACTCGCCAAATCTGCCAACGTACATATTCTCAATGTCATTACGGCAACCCGTAGTACACCACAAGCCAAATATTTCGTCGGCAGTGGAAAAGCGGAGGAAATTGCCGATGCAGTACGTCAATATAACGCTGCTCTAATTTTGGCCAATCACGGCCTCCCCCCCGCACAAGCGCGTAATTTAGAAACGCTGTGTGATTGTCGTGTTGTCGATAGGAACGGATTGATTCTCGATATTTTAGCTCAACGCGCTCGCTCTCATGAAGGGAAATTGCAGGTAGAACTGGCTCAATTAAAACATCTTTCCACACGATTGGTACGCCGTAAGACTGGGCTTGATCAACAAAAAGGTGCTGTGGGATTGCGTGGCCCTGGCGAAACGCAATTAGAAACCGATCGACGTTTAATTAAAGTGCGAATTAACCAATTACAAAGCCGCTTGGAAAAAGTCGCCAAGCAGCGTAATCAAAATCGTCAAACTCGACAAAAAGCCGATATTCCGACAATTTCCTTAGTCGGCTACACCAACGCAGGGAAATCCACCTTATTTAATTTAATTACCGATGCCAATGTTTACGCGGCGGATCAGTTATTTGCCACGCTCGATCCCACCTTACGACGTCTAACCTTACAAGATGTCGGCACAACTATCTTGGCTGACACTGTGGGCTTTTTGCGCGATTTGCCTCACGATTTAATTTCAGCCTTCAAATCGACTTTGCAGGAAACCACCGAAGCCTCTCTACTGCTTCATGTGATTGATTGTGCCGATAACCGAAAATTGGAAAATATTGAGGCGGTGAATCAGGTACTGGAAGAGATCGGTGCACAAGAGGTGCCACGATTGTTGGTTTATAACAAAATCGACCAACTGGAAAACGTTACGCCGTATATTGAATACGATGAAAAACACCTGCCAAGTGCGGTCTATATTTCCGCTAATTCCGGCAGTGGTCTTGATTTGTTGCTGGAGGCCATTCATCTCCGTTTAACGGAACACATTCTTAATTTACAGATCAGGCTACCGCCATCAGACGGTAAACTTCGCCATGCCTTTTATCAGTTAAACTGCGTGGAAAAAGAAGAGATTAATGAACAAGGCGAGTTTTTATTAAGCATTCGCCTTGAAAAGACAGAATGGCTGAAATTGGTAAAACGTTTTACGCAGTTAACGCCATTTAACCCAATTCAGCCCGACGAAAACTAA